In Methylomonas sp. ZR1, one DNA window encodes the following:
- a CDS encoding SDR family NAD(P)-dependent oxidoreductase: MSLSNKVLLITGAGGGLGGTAALALAGQGAQIILLDKSIPKLEKVYDAIVAAGGPEPVMYPFDLAGASEAQYEEMAEAIAQRYGALHGVLHAAVEFSAYSPIANYKTKDWGHALNVNLSAPFLLCRVLLPLLQRSEHASIVFISDSSARKVQAYSGAYGVAKIALEGLAGILAAELEAAGKIRVNTLVPGPVDSPLRKKAFPAEDKTRLPSMNSLDPLYVYLFSDASIGKTGQIIDAQTFKP; this comes from the coding sequence ATGTCATTAAGCAATAAGGTTTTACTGATTACCGGTGCCGGCGGCGGTCTGGGCGGCACGGCGGCGCTGGCATTAGCCGGGCAGGGCGCGCAAATCATTCTGTTGGATAAAAGCATCCCCAAGCTGGAAAAAGTCTACGATGCGATTGTGGCTGCCGGCGGCCCGGAACCGGTGATGTATCCCTTCGATCTGGCCGGTGCCAGTGAAGCGCAATACGAAGAAATGGCCGAAGCGATAGCCCAGCGCTACGGCGCTTTGCATGGCGTATTGCATGCGGCCGTGGAGTTTAGCGCTTACAGCCCCATCGCCAATTACAAAACCAAGGATTGGGGACATGCCTTAAACGTCAACCTCAGTGCGCCTTTCCTGTTGTGTCGGGTGTTATTGCCCTTGCTGCAACGCAGCGAGCACGCTTCTATTGTGTTTATTTCCGATTCCTCGGCGCGTAAAGTCCAGGCTTATTCAGGTGCTTACGGCGTAGCGAAAATCGCGCTGGAAGGTCTTGCCGGGATTTTGGCCGCGGAACTGGAAGCAGCAGGAAAAATCCGTGTTAATACTTTGGTACCGGGACCGGTGGATTCACCTTTGCGGAAGAAAGCTTTCCCTGCCGAAGATAAAACCAGGCTGCCGAGCATGAACAGCTTGGACCCGCTGTATGTTTACTTATTCAGCGACGCCAGTATCGGCAAGACCGGTCAAATTATTGACGCCCAAACTTTCAAACCTTAA
- a CDS encoding HAD family hydrolase — protein sequence MTGFKLDCVLFDLDGTLVDTAPDLIACLNKTLLAHGFPEAPTESVRPFISHGAMPMIKHCVSVEDSLAQQMLAFMLDTYEQNIAEHSRFFQGIADSLEAIEQLGLKWGVVTNKKSRFTVPLMEAMQLSDRAACIISGDTTANSKPHPEPMLAACRQAGVLPENCVYIGDAIHDITAGKRANMRTLAALYGYLQSDDQPDTWGADALIEQPPQLMEWIHANLCH from the coding sequence ATGACTGGATTTAAACTGGATTGCGTGCTGTTTGATCTGGACGGGACCTTGGTCGATACCGCACCCGATCTGATCGCCTGTTTGAACAAGACGCTGCTGGCCCACGGTTTTCCGGAAGCGCCAACAGAGTCAGTGCGTCCGTTCATTTCCCATGGTGCCATGCCGATGATCAAGCATTGCGTTAGCGTTGAAGACAGCTTGGCGCAGCAGATGCTGGCCTTTATGCTGGATACCTACGAACAGAATATCGCTGAACACAGCCGCTTCTTCCAGGGGATTGCCGATAGTTTGGAAGCGATAGAACAACTGGGTTTGAAGTGGGGCGTAGTCACCAATAAAAAGTCCCGTTTTACCGTGCCCTTGATGGAGGCGATGCAACTCAGCGACCGAGCCGCCTGCATTATCAGTGGCGATACCACTGCCAATAGCAAGCCGCATCCGGAACCGATGCTGGCCGCTTGCCGCCAAGCCGGGGTGTTGCCGGAAAATTGCGTGTATATCGGCGACGCGATACACGACATTACCGCCGGTAAACGCGCGAATATGAGAACCCTGGCGGCACTATACGGTTATTTGCAAAGCGACGATCAGCCCGACACCTGGGGTGCCGACGCCTTGATCGAACAGCCGCCACAATTGATGGAATGGATACACGCTAATTTATGTCATTAA
- the ubiG gene encoding bifunctional 2-polyprenyl-6-hydroxyphenol methylase/3-demethylubiquinol 3-O-methyltransferase UbiG translates to MTATENVHPHEIHKFGSQAERWWDPNGEFKTLHDVNPLRLQFIQQYADLSGKRVVDVGCGGGILTEGLAKAGADALGVDLSEDLLDIADLHGLETGVNASYRKISAEQLAEEQPAGFDHVTCMEMLEHVPDPASIIAACATLVKPGGMVFFSTLNRVPKAWLLAIVAAEHVLKMVPKGTHDYKTFIKPSELGQMARNAGLELQGMVGIEYSPFSKRFSLGKDIDVNYIAAFQRPE, encoded by the coding sequence ATGACAGCGACAGAAAACGTACATCCTCACGAAATTCATAAGTTCGGCTCGCAAGCCGAGCGTTGGTGGGATCCGAACGGCGAATTTAAAACCTTGCATGACGTCAATCCTTTGCGTTTGCAGTTCATTCAGCAATACGCCGATTTGTCAGGCAAGCGGGTGGTGGATGTCGGTTGCGGCGGCGGGATTCTTACCGAAGGTTTGGCGAAAGCCGGCGCGGATGCCTTGGGTGTGGATTTAAGCGAAGACTTGCTGGATATTGCCGATTTGCATGGCCTGGAAACCGGCGTCAACGCCAGTTACCGCAAAATCAGCGCCGAACAACTGGCCGAGGAACAGCCGGCCGGCTTCGATCATGTCACCTGCATGGAAATGCTGGAGCACGTGCCTGATCCGGCATCCATCATTGCCGCGTGCGCAACACTGGTTAAGCCCGGCGGCATGGTGTTTTTCTCGACATTGAATCGGGTGCCGAAAGCCTGGTTGCTGGCAATTGTCGCGGCCGAGCATGTGCTGAAAATGGTACCCAAAGGCACGCACGACTATAAAACCTTTATCAAACCTTCCGAGCTTGGGCAAATGGCTAGAAACGCCGGACTGGAACTGCAAGGGATGGTCGGTATCGAATACAGTCCGTTTAGCAAGCGCTTTAGTTTGGGTAAAGATATAGACGTCAACTATATAGCGGCGTTTCAGCGCCCCGAGTAA
- a CDS encoding TRZ/ATZ family hydrolase, whose product MLVDLLIQARWIIPVEPASEIHEHASLVIDDGRIVDLLPTEQAMSKYQARQLEVLDQHALIPGLINCHTHAAMSLLRGIADDLHLMDWLQNHIWPAEQKWVSEAFVRDGTDLAIAEMLRCGTTCFNDMYFFPEIVAQQAMQHGIRANIGLIVFDFPTVWAENADAYLTKGLALHEQLRHETLISTSFAPHAPYTVSDGPLRNVITYADEMNLTVHMHLHETAHEVDEQKGKNGQTPLQRLHELGLLTPSFIAVHMTQLSSEDIQLYAETGGHIVHCPESNLKLASGFCPVSACLAAGINVALGTDGAASNNDLDMLSEMRTAALLGKGVAGDASAVSATTALEMATINGAKALGLDAEIGSLVIGKAADVVAIDLSELETQPLFNPLAQIVYAAGRHQVTDVWINGKQLLRKRELTSFDVPALRQKVTLWQERLQEHPAN is encoded by the coding sequence ATGCTGGTCGACCTTCTCATTCAAGCCCGTTGGATAATACCGGTAGAGCCGGCGTCCGAAATCCATGAGCACGCCAGTCTTGTGATAGATGACGGCAGAATTGTCGATTTGTTACCGACTGAGCAGGCCATGTCAAAGTACCAAGCCCGACAGCTCGAAGTGTTGGATCAGCACGCACTGATTCCGGGTTTGATTAACTGCCATACCCACGCCGCGATGTCCTTGCTGCGCGGGATTGCCGACGATCTGCATCTGATGGATTGGCTGCAAAACCATATCTGGCCGGCCGAACAAAAATGGGTCAGCGAAGCGTTTGTCAGAGATGGCACCGATCTGGCGATTGCCGAGATGCTGCGCTGCGGTACGACTTGTTTTAATGACATGTATTTCTTTCCGGAAATCGTCGCGCAGCAAGCCATGCAACACGGCATACGCGCCAATATCGGTTTGATCGTGTTCGATTTTCCGACCGTCTGGGCGGAAAACGCGGATGCCTATCTGACCAAGGGTTTGGCGCTGCACGAGCAACTCCGGCACGAAACTTTGATCAGCACCTCGTTTGCGCCGCACGCGCCATACACCGTGTCGGACGGACCGTTGCGTAATGTCATCACCTACGCCGACGAGATGAACTTGACGGTGCATATGCACTTGCACGAAACCGCGCACGAAGTCGATGAGCAAAAAGGTAAAAACGGCCAAACGCCGCTACAGCGTTTGCATGAACTGGGTTTGTTGACGCCATCGTTTATAGCGGTGCATATGACGCAATTGTCCAGCGAGGACATCCAACTTTACGCGGAAACCGGCGGCCACATCGTGCATTGCCCGGAATCCAATTTGAAATTGGCTAGTGGCTTTTGTCCGGTGTCGGCGTGTCTGGCTGCGGGTATCAATGTGGCCTTGGGCACCGACGGTGCCGCCAGCAATAACGATCTGGATATGCTGTCGGAAATGCGTACCGCAGCCTTGCTGGGTAAGGGGGTAGCAGGCGATGCCAGCGCGGTATCGGCGACGACAGCGTTGGAAATGGCGACTATTAACGGCGCCAAGGCCTTGGGTTTGGACGCTGAAATCGGTTCACTGGTTATCGGCAAAGCGGCCGACGTGGTAGCGATAGATCTGAGTGAACTGGAAACTCAACCCTTGTTTAATCCGCTGGCGCAAATCGTCTATGCCGCCGGCCGGCATCAGGTGACTGATGTTTGGATTAACGGCAAGCAGTTGCTGCGCAAGCGCGAATTGACCTCGTTTGATGTTCCGGCTCTGCGACAAAAAGTCACACTTTGGCAAGAACGCTTGCAAGAACATCCAGCGAATTAA
- the mtnA gene encoding S-methyl-5-thioribose-1-phosphate isomerase produces the protein MTTTQKLSVQALQWSGHSLKVLDQRLLPETITYDEYNDAAGVTEAIASMRVRGAPAIGIAAAYGVVLSALRHYPQADWQAAVAQDIQQLAASRPTAVNLFWALDKMRGLLAQNPPEPVAALTQLAEQIHAEDIAANHAMGERGADVIGNAKAVLTHCNAGALATGGYGTALGVIRSLHKRGQLQNVYADETRPWLQGARLTVWELAQDGIPATLIADSAAAWLMQSGKIDWIIVGADRIAANGDVANKIGTYSLAVLAKQHGVKMMVAAPSSTFDFSMENGDSIEIEQRNPKELLADCYLNDGSLVNAWNPVFDVTPAALISAIVTERGVVIDPGLHGVRSLAPC, from the coding sequence ATGACTACAACGCAAAAACTTTCCGTACAAGCCTTGCAATGGAGCGGACACAGCCTGAAAGTGCTGGACCAGCGCTTGCTGCCGGAAACCATCACCTACGACGAATACAACGATGCCGCCGGCGTTACCGAGGCCATTGCCTCAATGCGGGTGCGCGGCGCCCCGGCCATAGGCATCGCCGCGGCTTACGGGGTAGTGCTATCGGCGCTGCGGCACTATCCGCAAGCCGATTGGCAAGCTGCCGTTGCACAAGACATTCAACAACTCGCCGCGTCCCGGCCGACGGCGGTAAACCTGTTCTGGGCGCTGGATAAAATGCGCGGCCTGCTAGCGCAAAATCCGCCGGAACCCGTCGCCGCATTGACTCAATTGGCCGAGCAAATCCACGCCGAGGACATCGCTGCCAACCACGCGATGGGCGAGCGCGGCGCGGATGTCATCGGCAATGCTAAAGCGGTATTGACGCATTGCAACGCCGGCGCGTTGGCCACCGGCGGTTACGGCACCGCGCTGGGCGTGATTCGCAGTTTGCACAAGCGCGGTCAATTGCAAAACGTCTACGCCGACGAAACCCGGCCCTGGCTGCAAGGCGCTCGTCTGACCGTTTGGGAACTGGCGCAAGACGGCATCCCCGCCACGCTGATCGCCGATTCGGCGGCAGCCTGGCTGATGCAATCCGGCAAAATCGACTGGATCATCGTCGGCGCCGACCGCATCGCCGCCAACGGCGACGTCGCCAACAAGATTGGCACCTATTCGCTGGCGGTTTTGGCCAAACAACACGGGGTAAAAATGATGGTGGCCGCGCCCTCTTCCACCTTCGACTTCAGCATGGAGAATGGCGACAGTATCGAAATAGAACAACGCAATCCCAAAGAATTGTTGGCGGATTGTTACTTAAACGACGGCTCGCTGGTGAACGCCTGGAACCCGGTATTCGACGTCACCCCAGCCGCCCTGATTAGCGCCATCGTCACCGAACGCGGCGTGGTTATCGACCCCGGTCTGCACGGGGTAAGGAGTTTGGCACCATGTTAA
- the cysZ gene encoding sulfate transporter CysZ, whose translation MLNIPRGNNPVFALTCLWQGVKMLTHPELRKYLLIPLFINMVLYTGAFVLGYHSVSALIHSFIPDWLSWLNWILWPLFFVSFLVIGFFTFTLFANLIAAPYYSQLAAKTLQLISGGSIAKADLPWDKVFFGELRRVGYLLLRILPLLLLFLIPVVNLIAPFIWAVFAAWGIAMEFLAYPLEERGLPFPEQKQFMQQTRWGVLSFGGLTGLGLTLPIVNLLMGQAAVIGATIYVYCLSEAEQTPD comes from the coding sequence ATGTTAAACATACCGCGCGGCAATAACCCTGTCTTTGCGCTGACCTGCTTGTGGCAGGGCGTGAAAATGCTCACCCACCCCGAACTGCGCAAATACCTGTTGATACCCTTGTTCATCAATATGGTGTTGTACACCGGCGCCTTCGTGCTGGGCTACCATTCGGTATCGGCTTTGATACATTCCTTTATCCCGGACTGGTTGTCCTGGCTGAATTGGATTTTATGGCCGCTGTTTTTTGTCAGCTTTTTAGTGATCGGCTTCTTTACCTTCACCCTGTTCGCCAACCTGATCGCCGCGCCGTATTACAGCCAGCTAGCGGCTAAGACGCTGCAATTGATCAGCGGCGGCAGCATTGCAAAAGCCGATCTGCCCTGGGACAAGGTGTTTTTTGGTGAATTGCGGCGGGTCGGCTATTTGTTGCTGCGCATCTTGCCACTGCTGCTGCTATTTTTGATTCCGGTCGTCAATTTGATCGCCCCCTTTATCTGGGCGGTATTTGCCGCCTGGGGTATCGCCATGGAATTTCTGGCGTATCCGCTGGAAGAACGCGGCCTGCCGTTTCCCGAACAGAAACAATTCATGCAGCAAACCCGTTGGGGGGTATTAAGCTTCGGCGGCTTGACCGGTCTGGGCTTGACCTTGCCTATCGTGAATTTATTAATGGGCCAAGCGGCGGTGATTGGCGCGACGATTTATGTATACTGTTTGTCAGAAGCCGAGCAGACGCCTGATTAG
- the pbpC gene encoding penicillin-binding protein 1C produces MKFTAKVLKSSPAKRLLLATALLTLLIWLAQGFSPQPLLVNRANGSYVVTDNDGRLLRLSLTSDEKYRLWTPLAELPQSLQDATLHYEDRWFYQHPGINPVSLLRAVWSSLITQDRRMGASTLSMQLARQRWRLKTDTVDGKLKQMAYALWLERHFTKTALLEAYLNLAPYGANIEGAGAAAWVYFHKPVSALNQDEARALALIPQNPHARAPMNPAARQRLHLAWQAAYGNDPGFDRLWFRSRKELPFGAPHFAERLHSLHPESATLSSTLDGTVQALSEELLGGFLRQHRLQGVANASVMVVHVPSMAVLGYVGSADYFNADIHGYVNGLKSPRSPGSTLKPFIYAQAITQGLITPDTRLKDTPLRLGDYQPENFERNFYGPLSATEALVRSRNIPAISLLAQLQKPTFHQFLLQAGINIPKQAANYGLSLAIGGAEISMEDLMKLYGMLANAGELRELRWLNQEDQPAGKPLLTPESAFLVGEMLESNPRPQRSFGGRSFGRQRAVAWKTGTSSGLKDAWAIGVMGDLLVGVWAGNFDGSPNRHLVGRELLGPLLFDILDAVAMERPSPVDKIPPPGLKRIEICPLSGQPVSDWCPHRKEGWIIPGVSPIKTCTLHRSIRINPANGLRKCPEDDTPGETRVAEFWDSDELEAFRQAGIRHDNPPPFERLCEQSPSVDVVIDSPKIVSPQPGVSYPVRGGQQNGIEFSAIAAGGQHRLFWFVDDSFVGEGATVLWPAKPGRVEIVVVDDQGRSSSLVVDATRVE; encoded by the coding sequence ATGAAATTTACCGCCAAGGTTTTGAAATCCTCGCCGGCCAAACGCCTGCTGTTGGCGACGGCTTTACTGACATTGCTGATCTGGCTGGCACAGGGCTTTAGCCCGCAACCGTTGTTGGTCAACCGAGCCAACGGCTCGTATGTCGTGACCGACAACGATGGTCGCTTGCTGCGATTGAGTCTAACGTCCGACGAAAAATACCGGCTGTGGACGCCATTGGCAGAACTGCCGCAATCCTTGCAAGATGCGACGCTGCATTACGAAGACCGCTGGTTTTACCAGCATCCCGGTATCAATCCGGTGTCGCTGTTGCGGGCGGTGTGGAGCAGTTTGATCACGCAAGATCGTCGGATGGGCGCATCGACGTTGAGCATGCAATTAGCGCGGCAGCGCTGGCGCTTGAAGACCGATACCGTAGACGGCAAGTTAAAGCAAATGGCTTATGCCTTGTGGTTGGAGCGGCATTTCACTAAAACGGCATTGTTGGAAGCCTATCTTAATCTGGCGCCCTATGGCGCCAACATTGAGGGCGCCGGCGCGGCGGCCTGGGTTTATTTCCACAAGCCGGTTTCGGCGCTCAATCAAGACGAGGCGCGGGCTCTGGCGCTGATACCGCAAAACCCCCACGCAAGGGCACCTATGAATCCTGCTGCACGGCAAAGGCTGCACTTGGCCTGGCAGGCGGCATACGGTAACGATCCCGGATTCGACCGTCTCTGGTTCAGGTCGCGTAAGGAGCTGCCGTTCGGCGCGCCACATTTCGCCGAACGATTGCATAGTCTACATCCTGAATCGGCAACCTTGTCGTCAACGTTGGATGGCACCGTGCAGGCACTAAGCGAGGAATTGCTGGGCGGTTTTCTGCGTCAACATAGATTACAGGGCGTAGCCAACGCCAGTGTGATGGTGGTGCATGTGCCGAGTATGGCGGTGTTGGGCTATGTGGGTTCGGCGGATTATTTCAACGCCGATATTCATGGTTACGTCAATGGCTTGAAATCGCCGCGTTCGCCAGGATCTACCTTGAAGCCCTTCATTTATGCTCAGGCCATCACTCAAGGTCTGATCACTCCGGATACTCGTCTAAAGGATACGCCGTTGCGTCTGGGCGACTACCAACCGGAAAACTTCGAGCGTAACTTCTACGGCCCGCTGTCGGCCACCGAGGCCTTGGTGCGCAGCCGAAATATTCCGGCTATCAGCCTGTTGGCGCAGTTGCAAAAACCGACGTTTCACCAATTTCTACTTCAGGCCGGCATAAATATCCCCAAACAGGCCGCCAATTACGGGCTGAGTCTAGCGATAGGTGGAGCAGAGATCTCCATGGAGGATTTAATGAAACTGTACGGCATGTTGGCCAATGCCGGTGAGTTGCGGGAATTACGGTGGTTGAATCAGGAGGATCAACCTGCAGGTAAGCCGCTGTTGACGCCGGAATCGGCGTTTCTAGTCGGCGAAATGCTGGAAAGCAATCCACGCCCGCAACGCAGTTTTGGCGGACGCAGTTTCGGTCGACAACGGGCCGTCGCGTGGAAAACCGGTACGTCTTCCGGCCTGAAAGATGCCTGGGCCATAGGCGTCATGGGCGATTTGCTGGTCGGTGTCTGGGCCGGCAATTTTGACGGCAGCCCCAACCGCCACTTGGTCGGACGAGAATTGCTAGGGCCGCTGTTGTTCGATATTCTGGATGCCGTCGCCATGGAACGGCCGAGTCCTGTCGATAAAATTCCGCCACCTGGGTTGAAACGCATCGAAATCTGCCCGTTGTCGGGACAACCGGTATCTGATTGGTGCCCACATCGCAAGGAAGGCTGGATTATTCCAGGCGTGTCGCCAATTAAAACCTGCACCTTGCATAGATCGATACGTATCAACCCGGCCAACGGCTTACGAAAGTGCCCGGAAGACGATACGCCAGGCGAAACCCGTGTCGCTGAATTTTGGGATAGTGACGAGTTGGAGGCGTTCCGTCAGGCCGGCATCCGCCATGACAATCCGCCACCTTTCGAACGCTTATGCGAGCAAAGTCCATCGGTCGATGTGGTAATCGATTCGCCCAAAATAGTGTCTCCGCAACCAGGGGTGAGCTATCCGGTACGCGGCGGGCAGCAAAACGGCATTGAATTCAGCGCTATCGCCGCCGGTGGTCAGCATCGTTTATTTTGGTTTGTAGACGATAGTTTTGTGGGTGAAGGTGCTACTGTGTTGTGGCCGGCGAAACCCGGCCGCGTCGAGATCGTCGTGGTTGACGATCAAGGGCGCTCGTCAAGTTTAGTGGTTGACGCAACACGGGTAGAATAG
- a CDS encoding BrnA antitoxin family protein, whose protein sequence is MLISPAIARFDKDVLEAFLARGCGWQTRMNDALKGWLNEHAAD, encoded by the coding sequence TTGCTCATATCACCAGCTATTGCTCGTTTCGATAAGGATGTACTGGAGGCCTTCCTTGCCAGAGGCTGTGGCTGGCAAACGCGGATGAATGATGCGCTGAAAGGCTGGCTTAATGAGCATGCGGCGGATTAA